The uncultured Methanomethylovorans sp. genome contains a region encoding:
- a CDS encoding ATPase domain-containing protein, whose amino-acid sequence MRIQTGIEGFDELVQGGLLSERVYLVSGPPGSGKTTFCVQFLAHGAALGEVGLYVTLLESPQNIIDDMSNYSMNIIPLIKLRKLLFADLGPRMEYGYMDELNEIVSPQYEVSRTSIESEAPSPAMVFKEIAAYVAEYGVKRLVLDSVSAIRFTTKDLSLQEKEMTRFIRNLKKLGCTTILIGELTDPTAYSTEQFAAHGVIFMHNFLYDKNMTRAIQIIKMRGTKHDCNMRTVQFTDKGLKIEGYLE is encoded by the coding sequence ATGAGAATACAAACTGGAATTGAAGGTTTTGATGAACTTGTTCAGGGAGGGCTGCTTTCTGAGAGGGTTTATCTTGTAAGTGGCCCCCCAGGTAGCGGCAAAACCACATTCTGTGTTCAATTTCTTGCACATGGAGCGGCACTCGGTGAAGTAGGTCTGTATGTGACTTTACTGGAAAGTCCTCAGAATATCATTGACGATATGTCCAATTATTCAATGAATATCATTCCACTCATAAAGCTGAGGAAACTTCTTTTTGCAGACCTGGGTCCGAGGATGGAATATGGGTACATGGATGAACTCAATGAGATTGTATCTCCCCAATATGAGGTCAGTAGAACTTCAATTGAAAGCGAGGCTCCGTCTCCTGCAATGGTATTCAAGGAAATTGCCGCTTATGTGGCAGAATATGGTGTAAAAAGGCTTGTGTTGGATTCTGTATCTGCAATCCGTTTTACTACAAAGGACCTCTCTTTGCAGGAAAAAGAAATGACAAGGTTCATAAGAAACCTCAAGAAGCTTGGATGTACTACCATATTGATAGGAGAACTAACTGATCCAACTGCTTATTCAACAGAGCAGTTTGCAGCGCATGGCGTGATTTTCATGCATAATTTCCTTTATGATAAGAACATGACCCGTGCTATACAAATTATCAAAATGAGAGGAACAAAGCATGATTGTAACATGCGCACAGTGCAGTTCACTGATAAGGGTTTGAAGATTGAAGGATATTTGGAATAA
- a CDS encoding CBS domain-containing protein, whose product MNVSDIMSSPVFMMGPDEPISHARNLMLKHKISTVVVGDGEKMIGIVSKADLSRKLAQAEPIWRRRPIDKVPVSMVMTEDPITIYPEASISQAGNLMLENNINYLVVMKKGLVGIIAGTDLVRYVSKLEEQKFGKKVHQIISDEPVRVHRHHTINHVMEEMDKNNVEEVLVVDDSENVVGLISINNIALNIMAEADGSLPTKNIKMTRRPTAGGQRAHRYIKEVPLVAEDIMSDINTTVKWDDSAIKAAKLIVEENSRILPVEKDGEIVSVVRRKDLIRIAQ is encoded by the coding sequence ATGAACGTTTCAGACATAATGAGTTCTCCGGTGTTCATGATGGGGCCCGATGAACCGATATCACATGCAAGGAATCTTATGCTTAAGCATAAGATTAGCACCGTAGTTGTAGGTGACGGCGAAAAAATGATAGGTATTGTCTCAAAAGCTGATCTTAGCAGGAAACTCGCCCAAGCAGAGCCTATATGGAGGCGACGTCCTATAGATAAGGTTCCCGTTAGCATGGTGATGACAGAAGATCCAATAACCATCTATCCAGAAGCTTCTATATCCCAGGCTGGGAATCTCATGCTGGAAAACAACATCAATTACCTTGTGGTAATGAAAAAGGGACTTGTGGGTATAATTGCGGGGACAGATCTCGTAAGATATGTCTCCAAGTTGGAAGAACAAAAATTCGGTAAGAAAGTACATCAGATTATATCTGATGAACCGGTTCGTGTACACAGGCACCACACAATTAACCACGTAATGGAAGAGATGGATAAAAATAATGTGGAAGAGGTCCTGGTTGTTGATGATTCCGAAAATGTGGTAGGGCTAATATCCATTAACAACATTGCCCTTAATATAATGGCAGAAGCAGATGGAAGTCTCCCTACAAAGAACATCAAGATGACACGCCGCCCTACAGCCGGTGGGCAGAGGGCACATAGATATATTAAAGAAGTTCCTCTTGTTGCCGAAGATATCATGTCGGATATCAATACTACAGTAAAATGGGATGATTCAGCAATTAAAGCTGCAAAACTCATTGTAGAGGAGAATTCAAGAATCCTGCCAGTAGAAAAGGATGGCGAGATCGTTAGCGTCGTCAGAAGGAAGGATTTGATAAGAATAGCGCAGTGA
- a CDS encoding CBS domain-containing protein, whose amino-acid sequence MEVKDIMTEPPTINKSDTLSHALDIMEKKEMRRVLVKNDDKVVGILTMRNLTRELGTRKKGSMPASSLHVATAVSDNFAKVFPDVKMKDAVTLIDKNQGVIIVCKDDKVMGWITPAELLKTNNFNGFAGEFMQKEPVVASPGDRVSHIRHLMLDKNVGRIPIIENGKLVGIVTEKDVVKAMRAFRDIVSGNQQEARIKNLIVADIMKRSVKTVHTNTPLSNVAKMMLEENIGGLPVLNLEDEFVGLITRRNLVHAMAQ is encoded by the coding sequence ATGGAAGTAAAGGACATTATGACAGAACCACCAACGATCAATAAGTCAGATACGCTTTCCCATGCACTTGATATTATGGAAAAGAAAGAAATGAGGCGCGTCCTTGTAAAAAATGATGACAAGGTCGTTGGTATCCTCACTATGAGAAACCTTACAAGGGAACTTGGTACCAGAAAGAAGGGGAGCATGCCTGCATCCTCACTGCATGTGGCTACAGCTGTCTCTGACAACTTTGCGAAGGTTTTCCCTGATGTAAAGATGAAGGACGCTGTCACTCTTATTGACAAGAATCAGGGGGTAATCATAGTCTGCAAAGATGACAAAGTCATGGGCTGGATAACACCTGCGGAACTTCTCAAAACTAACAACTTCAATGGCTTTGCCGGGGAGTTCATGCAGAAGGAACCTGTAGTTGCAAGCCCCGGTGACCGCGTGAGCCATATCAGGCACCTTATGCTCGATAAGAACGTAGGAAGAATTCCCATCATAGAGAATGGCAAGCTGGTAGGAATAGTCACCGAAAAAGACGTAGTAAAAGCCATGAGAGCTTTCAGGGACATAGTTTCAGGCAACCAGCAGGAAGCCAGGATCAAGAACCTGATCGTTGCGGATATCATGAAGAGGAGTGTAAAGACAGTTCATACGAACACACCCCTTTCAAATGTGGCAAAGATGATGCTTGAAGAAAACATCGGAGGTTTGCCTGTACTGAATCTTGAGGATGAGTTTGTAGGACTCATTACAAGAAGGAACTTGGTACATGCAATGGCACAGTGA
- a CDS encoding stage II sporulation protein M yields the protein MKNINENNFHIGKQEIHWSVKLFIITVLISCFISMLFYFLSLVSSSSESVDMAITSTTSMAMQKVDSVAEHLNLMWSIFLFNSLAVVTTSIVPGLLSYIQNVSIAELKLRARNQKYTTFSVKLEKVFQFLISLIKDILQKLDPGVSRLRAQDNSEKEGSIWKCANYNKENFRLLAYVIPHLIPIITLTMNGMLLGITLSFFVFNGAISFYDFSGSQGIVPGILFSIVYFLAFILPHGIIELPVIIIAAAIGYRFARVYSGKILEDNLLLGDEVEKLERDLMIINDIAAAYIRSRYLWTMVSIMIVFLWAAAYIEANITPTIAQEITNLFVSLLI from the coding sequence ATGAAAAATATAAATGAAAATAATTTTCATATCGGCAAGCAGGAGATCCACTGGTCTGTAAAACTATTCATAATAACCGTGCTCATTTCATGCTTTATAAGTATGCTTTTCTATTTCCTGAGCCTGGTATCATCATCCTCAGAATCTGTGGATATGGCCATAACCTCGACCACTTCCATGGCCATGCAGAAAGTAGACTCTGTAGCAGAGCACTTGAACCTGATGTGGTCCATCTTCCTGTTCAATTCGCTTGCTGTCGTCACGACTTCAATAGTACCTGGGTTATTGTCCTACATTCAAAATGTTTCTATCGCTGAGCTTAAGCTACGCGCACGGAACCAAAAATACACGACATTTTCAGTGAAACTAGAAAAAGTGTTCCAGTTTCTTATCTCACTCATAAAAGATATCCTCCAAAAACTAGATCCTGGAGTATCCAGATTAAGGGCTCAGGATAATTCTGAAAAAGAAGGTTCTATTTGGAAGTGCGCAAACTACAATAAAGAAAATTTCAGACTATTAGCTTACGTGATTCCACATCTCATTCCCATTATAACACTAACAATGAATGGGATGCTGCTTGGAATAACACTTTCCTTCTTTGTTTTTAACGGTGCCATATCTTTCTATGACTTTTCAGGATCACAGGGAATTGTACCTGGAATACTCTTTTCTATAGTATATTTCCTAGCTTTTATCCTGCCTCATGGGATAATAGAGCTACCTGTCATAATCATAGCTGCTGCAATTGGATACAGATTTGCCAGAGTGTATTCGGGCAAGATATTGGAAGATAACCTGCTATTAGGTGATGAAGTAGAAAAGCTTGAAAGAGACCTGATGATTATAAATGACATTGCTGCAGCATATATCAGATCTCGTTATTTGTGGACCATGGTAAGCATCATGATAGTCTTCCTATGGGCAGCTGCCTACATAGAAGCAAACATCACACCCACCATAGCCCAAGAAATAACAAATTTATTCGTATCTTTGCTGATCTAA
- a CDS encoding methionine synthase — protein sequence MNNVILDDIGSYPLPAGVSKEWMQKAFSNYYEREKLFPLINAAFQQKIDAGVEAPTYPQYQDMTEQFLSIIKDPDSTEEPFKVKERDAKIVELEAIQPAAYEYMQSHGGKPNTRICITGPLELYLKEFGGTEYTDILYLFAENVDLFLKNSIENSGYLNVSVVSIDEPSIGINPQVMFDDDTLIEALKIASKSAHKKGIDVQIHLHSPLHYKIACATSQVNVIGVESAGHPSYLDLIDKKVLEDSDSFLRVGVARTDISNLVSVLNDKYNTNVWRDAARLKELVTDLETPDVIRKRFEKAYSIFGDRIKYVGPDCGLGSWPSQEIAFQLLQNVTAGVKGIRM from the coding sequence ATGAATAATGTTATTCTTGATGATATCGGGAGTTATCCACTTCCAGCGGGTGTATCAAAGGAATGGATGCAAAAAGCATTCTCAAACTATTATGAACGTGAAAAACTATTTCCGCTGATCAATGCTGCATTCCAGCAGAAGATTGATGCGGGAGTTGAAGCTCCTACTTATCCTCAATACCAGGATATGACTGAACAATTCCTTTCTATAATCAAGGACCCGGATAGCACGGAAGAGCCTTTCAAGGTCAAAGAGAGAGATGCAAAAATAGTGGAGTTAGAGGCTATCCAGCCAGCAGCTTATGAATACATGCAATCCCACGGTGGGAAACCGAATACCAGAATATGCATTACAGGCCCTCTGGAATTGTATTTAAAGGAATTTGGTGGAACAGAGTACACTGATATCCTGTATCTTTTCGCAGAAAATGTTGACCTTTTCCTGAAAAACTCTATTGAAAACTCAGGATACCTGAATGTAAGTGTAGTTTCCATAGATGAACCAAGTATTGGAATCAATCCACAGGTAATGTTTGATGACGATACTTTAATAGAAGCTCTTAAAATTGCTTCAAAATCAGCTCACAAAAAAGGTATTGATGTACAGATCCACTTGCATTCGCCCCTACACTATAAGATCGCTTGTGCCACTTCCCAAGTCAATGTGATAGGAGTGGAATCGGCAGGTCATCCCTCATACCTAGATCTTATTGACAAGAAAGTACTGGAAGATTCAGATTCTTTCCTAAGAGTGGGTGTTGCGAGGACCGATATTTCAAATCTCGTTTCTGTACTTAATGACAAATATAACACGAATGTCTGGAGAGACGCTGCTCGTCTCAAAGAGCTCGTCACTGATCTTGAAACTCCTGATGTTATAAGGAAAAGATTTGAAAAAGCCTATTCTATATTTGGAGATAGGATAAAATATGTAGGTCCGGACTGTGGCCTGGGATCATGGCCCTCTCAGGAAATAGCTTTTCAGTTACTTCAAAATGTGACAGCAGGTGTAAAGGGCATTCGTATGTAA
- a CDS encoding EF-Tu/IF-2/RF-3 family GTPase has protein sequence MTKITIIGSQQSGKTTLAAKLGKKGSVSDFTMYDFAKGDKIMTIVDPTGYPDSIKPLIASLTLSDIAILCVPPTGLDAYAGECIVCLESMGYKHGLVLLTKSDTTYPQAIDELKAKLQKITKGTVLEHWEYMTASTKSFEGMEELKEKIFSMGEKVDEEDRKKATLPARVIIDQSFNVTGIGCVVLGVVIQGTINAKDKMTAYPTKKPLEIRSIQMHDVDVKTAPTGARVGLALKGIQSKDIDRGHVISVEEMVTENLKIKCKLSPFSKGFNSGGVVHVFVGLQSSPMRITSIEKQGKVVDKASAGDECTLELTGTKEISYSQQDRFILTDLDEKQRFTGYGSL, from the coding sequence ATGACTAAAATAACTATAATCGGAAGTCAGCAAAGCGGAAAAACAACACTTGCCGCTAAACTAGGAAAGAAAGGGAGTGTCTCCGACTTTACAATGTATGATTTTGCCAAGGGGGACAAAATAATGACAATCGTCGACCCCACTGGATACCCCGATTCTATTAAACCATTAATTGCCTCTCTTACGCTTTCCGACATTGCTATCCTGTGCGTGCCTCCCACCGGTCTGGATGCTTATGCCGGAGAATGCATTGTCTGTCTGGAGTCCATGGGCTACAAACATGGCCTTGTATTGCTCACAAAATCTGATACCACGTACCCTCAAGCTATAGACGAATTGAAGGCAAAATTACAAAAGATCACAAAAGGTACAGTGCTTGAGCATTGGGAGTATATGACTGCCTCCACCAAAAGTTTTGAAGGCATGGAGGAACTCAAAGAAAAGATATTTAGCATGGGAGAAAAGGTCGATGAAGAGGATAGAAAAAAGGCCACTTTACCAGCAAGAGTAATCATAGACCAATCCTTCAACGTCACTGGAATAGGATGTGTAGTACTTGGTGTAGTGATACAAGGCACTATTAACGCAAAAGATAAAATGACAGCCTATCCCACCAAAAAACCTCTGGAGATCAGGTCTATCCAGATGCATGATGTAGATGTGAAGACTGCGCCTACGGGAGCAAGAGTGGGCCTCGCCCTTAAGGGAATACAATCAAAGGACATAGACAGAGGTCATGTTATTTCTGTTGAGGAAATGGTCACTGAGAATCTGAAGATTAAATGCAAACTCTCACCCTTTTCAAAAGGTTTCAATAGTGGTGGAGTGGTGCATGTTTTTGTAGGGCTGCAATCCTCTCCTATGCGCATAACCAGCATAGAAAAACAAGGGAAAGTGGTAGATAAAGCATCTGCTGGAGATGAATGTACACTTGAACTAACAGGTACGAAAGAAATATCTTATTCACAGCAGGACAGGTTCATACTCACAGATCTGGACGAAAAGCAAAGGTTCACAGGGTATGGGTCCCTTTGA
- a CDS encoding RNA ligase, producing MENYPQIELDIEGAASFLGISAQKMQELMERRVLVPNWNGYQHLFRFEHKALHMDIGSILVQKDDSFSLIFGFPKIKRAMLLGPAIKYNFGNIAKVAVEEKMNGYNVRVISLDEKLVALTRSGHVCPYSSGKANTLLNHNFFTENPQLVVYGEMVGPDNPYVPKEIYGIESLEFFVFDIRHKNTGLPLPLYERRSLAEKYGFRQVRLFGEFDIQEAADMITNIIREIGRMGHEGVVIKDPKMVLQPMKYTASQSNCSDLRHAMKVYNESGRDFIFSRIVREGFQSVEWNESDEEFKKRCLQLGESILRPMKESIIKVRDGERVAEEFTIRVKDRTTISRFEEYMRRLGMDIMLSEPKIVDNEYLVHITKVNKSTSDKTLAMWEGQLWS from the coding sequence ATGGAGAATTATCCACAAATAGAACTGGACATTGAGGGTGCAGCATCTTTTCTGGGCATTTCTGCTCAAAAGATGCAAGAGCTAATGGAAAGAAGAGTGTTGGTACCTAATTGGAATGGGTATCAACACCTATTCCGTTTTGAACATAAGGCATTGCACATGGATATTGGGAGTATCCTTGTGCAAAAAGATGACAGTTTTAGTCTTATTTTTGGATTCCCAAAGATAAAAAGAGCAATGCTGCTTGGACCTGCTATCAAATACAATTTTGGGAATATAGCTAAGGTTGCAGTAGAAGAAAAGATGAATGGCTACAACGTCCGAGTGATTTCACTAGATGAAAAGCTTGTGGCTCTTACACGCAGCGGTCATGTGTGTCCTTATTCTTCAGGGAAGGCTAATACTCTGTTGAACCATAATTTTTTCACTGAGAACCCGCAACTGGTGGTTTATGGGGAAATGGTAGGACCTGACAATCCTTACGTACCCAAAGAAATATACGGAATAGAATCCCTAGAATTTTTTGTTTTTGATATCAGGCATAAGAATACAGGTTTACCTTTGCCATTGTATGAGCGCAGAAGCCTTGCTGAAAAATACGGCTTCAGGCAAGTCAGGCTTTTTGGAGAATTCGATATCCAGGAAGCTGCTGATATGATAACAAATATCATCCGGGAAATTGGAAGGATGGGCCACGAAGGCGTTGTTATCAAGGACCCAAAAATGGTATTGCAACCAATGAAATACACAGCTTCACAGAGTAATTGTTCTGACCTACGACATGCCATGAAAGTGTATAATGAGAGTGGAAGAGATTTCATATTTTCCAGAATTGTGAGAGAGGGCTTCCAGTCGGTGGAATGGAACGAAAGTGACGAAGAGTTCAAAAAACGTTGCCTACAACTGGGGGAAAGTATCCTGCGGCCTATGAAAGAATCTATCATAAAAGTAAGGGATGGAGAAAGGGTTGCAGAAGAATTCACCATAAGAGTGAAAGACAGAACAACAATATCAAGGTTTGAGGAGTATATGAGAAGGCTTGGAATGGACATCATGCTCAGTGAACCCAAAATCGTGGACAATGAATACCTTGTGCACATCACAAAAGTGAACAAAAGCACCAGTGATAAGACATTGGCCATGTGGGAAGGCCAGTTGTGGTCATGA
- a CDS encoding sodium:solute symporter family protein has product MDAYSLFLILLGLYVLMMIGIGWYFTKKQKSVTDFWLAGRKVSYLVIGCSAAASWITAGGILAVVGLYMVFGMGSIWEFAAPNVIALILIALLVTKIKHLPAITQPELLEQRYSSAIRGPVALIISVVMILFAVADIKGFAFVLEIFYGIPQLYAAAIVALAVSLYVTLGGFYAVVWTDMIQFTFLAVFSFAMAFLITGAAASGDVLTPAMTTSELFSTVPSGWWDPLSVGPLVILIFIFAIIPGWITEQDPWQKVWASKDEKTAKYGMLLGSFFIFLIFGVCCIAIAIGLNHIYPEIAAAGPAGMADAEPALLNFIFQNCSPLIIGLSSVGLAAAAMSSTDTFATSGGSCLSRDIYQRYIKPDATMKEVLIANRISIIIIILGATIGSFYINGIIDAIHIATFIASSSYFFPLMGGLYWKRATKEGALAGLIVGFIAQVVFTIADLNGFVDLANIHPLLSNHGVIAGMVLSGIAFFGVSLATKPSDTVNLAPFFKEAAKELEEKIVVDEADPEYKKMLKAMTEEITGDRAHLHLILEASATVNWNKFVKDATGKYHEWVTPTGVDSVYRLTKSDMLACITVTRGESEKEIWFSCEPRVENIDQSRKEMFVSFGEVSKTLKGMGVLLTLP; this is encoded by the coding sequence ATGGATGCATATAGTTTATTCTTGATATTACTTGGACTTTATGTTCTAATGATGATCGGTATCGGCTGGTATTTCACCAAGAAACAGAAATCTGTTACTGATTTCTGGCTTGCTGGCCGCAAAGTGAGTTATTTAGTCATTGGCTGCTCAGCTGCTGCATCGTGGATCACAGCAGGTGGGATTCTTGCCGTAGTGGGTCTTTATATGGTTTTTGGGATGGGCTCCATTTGGGAATTTGCAGCTCCTAATGTCATTGCTCTTATACTGATCGCGCTTCTGGTTACTAAGATCAAGCATCTTCCTGCGATAACTCAACCTGAATTGCTGGAACAGAGATACAGCAGCGCTATCCGTGGTCCTGTGGCTTTGATAATCTCTGTTGTCATGATCCTTTTTGCAGTGGCAGATATCAAAGGCTTTGCTTTCGTACTTGAGATTTTCTACGGCATACCCCAATTGTATGCTGCCGCTATAGTCGCTTTAGCTGTTTCTTTATATGTTACTTTGGGAGGGTTTTATGCAGTTGTATGGACGGATATGATTCAATTTACTTTTCTGGCAGTTTTCAGTTTTGCAATGGCGTTCCTTATTACTGGTGCAGCTGCTTCAGGTGATGTTCTTACCCCCGCTATGACTACTTCTGAACTCTTTTCAACTGTGCCTTCCGGTTGGTGGGATCCATTGAGTGTAGGTCCTCTTGTGATATTGATATTTATATTTGCCATTATTCCCGGCTGGATCACAGAACAGGATCCTTGGCAAAAGGTCTGGGCATCAAAAGATGAAAAGACAGCAAAATATGGTATGCTTCTAGGTTCATTCTTTATTTTTCTGATTTTTGGCGTATGCTGTATAGCAATTGCCATAGGTCTTAATCACATTTATCCTGAGATCGCTGCAGCTGGACCGGCTGGTATGGCAGATGCAGAGCCTGCTCTGTTAAATTTTATATTCCAGAATTGTTCACCTCTCATAATTGGTTTGTCTAGCGTAGGCCTTGCAGCCGCAGCAATGTCTTCTACAGACACCTTCGCTACTTCAGGTGGTTCTTGTCTTTCTCGTGATATCTATCAGAGATATATAAAACCAGATGCAACTATGAAGGAGGTTCTCATAGCTAACAGAATAAGTATAATCATCATCATTCTAGGTGCTACGATTGGTTCTTTTTATATCAATGGCATAATTGATGCTATTCATATAGCTACTTTCATAGCCAGTTCTTCGTATTTCTTCCCACTGATGGGTGGTCTATACTGGAAAAGAGCTACAAAGGAAGGTGCACTTGCAGGTCTTATTGTAGGTTTTATTGCACAGGTAGTTTTTACTATTGCTGATCTCAATGGTTTTGTTGATCTTGCAAATATTCATCCGCTTCTTTCAAATCATGGGGTCATAGCAGGTATGGTATTGAGTGGTATAGCTTTCTTTGGTGTTTCTTTAGCCACAAAGCCATCGGATACAGTTAACCTTGCTCCATTCTTCAAGGAAGCTGCAAAAGAACTTGAAGAAAAGATCGTTGTGGATGAGGCAGATCCAGAATACAAGAAGATGCTTAAGGCCATGACAGAAGAAATAACAGGTGACCGTGCTCATCTGCACCTTATTCTGGAAGCTTCTGCGACGGTCAATTGGAACAAATTCGTTAAGGATGCCACTGGTAAATACCATGAATGGGTAACCCCAACAGGTGTAGACTCAGTGTACAGGTTGACTAAGTCCGATATGCTTGCTTGCATTACAGTTACCCGCGGAGAAAGCGAGAAAGAGATCTGGTTTTCATGTGAACCAAGAGTGGAAAATATTGATCAGAGCCGTAAAGAAATGTTTGTATCATTCGGTGAAGTCTCAAAAACTTTGAAGGGAATGGGTGTGTTACTCACCCTTCCTTAA
- a CDS encoding DNA double-strand break repair nuclease NurA, producing the protein MTLEPVHIKAISELADRIDKCLKPDDSEKDEVDGVMDILERLKELKHDGKIVLKAIGRLKRGRVDIEKMSQSQDPFPVTYSCDSGSTTPRSFDNGLYVDFCHCAMASTPTDLELHNRRTIVAATYSRGYSVHIDTTEDWESVDQGASRCKIIRIPPDLLDKRIGRIVHDIALYLSESEHILWLKDELDPRGFFIMDGPIYPKHLMYWMVVESEGVKLLYDPHTEQILQNYIDIVDHHIDRKLPFIGFVKNPEDMQIMQTLRKEGMKDLPWVMDAQFFKNLLSSPRNREEKNRYNRYITYTNWFMQPNQFYERMLGTTSPLVKEKLRAKYPHEYYSLTFFVVYIPSKNLLFKIEAPYGLTQEEEMRNIITRKVLYDIAVSEIPSTLKKADSIAKIKVSERKQIIDRFRYSRVDTSYNETRWGERDEDG; encoded by the coding sequence ATGACCCTTGAACCGGTCCATATAAAAGCTATATCTGAGCTTGCTGACCGTATTGACAAATGCCTCAAACCTGATGATTCAGAAAAAGACGAAGTTGATGGAGTCATGGATATTCTGGAAAGGCTCAAGGAGTTGAAACATGATGGTAAGATCGTACTCAAGGCCATTGGAAGACTCAAAAGAGGAAGAGTGGACATAGAAAAGATGTCACAGAGCCAAGACCCATTTCCTGTAACCTATTCATGTGACAGTGGCAGTACAACCCCTCGATCCTTTGATAACGGCCTCTACGTGGATTTCTGTCACTGTGCCATGGCATCTACACCTACTGATCTTGAGTTGCACAATAGAAGAACAATAGTTGCTGCTACCTATTCACGTGGTTATAGCGTGCATATAGATACCACAGAAGATTGGGAAAGCGTTGATCAGGGAGCAAGCCGCTGTAAGATAATCCGCATACCTCCAGACCTGCTGGACAAAAGGATAGGCAGAATAGTTCATGATATAGCCCTATACCTTTCAGAATCCGAACACATTCTGTGGCTGAAGGATGAACTTGACCCTCGAGGCTTTTTTATTATGGATGGACCAATCTATCCAAAGCATCTTATGTATTGGATGGTAGTGGAATCTGAGGGTGTGAAATTGCTTTATGATCCTCATACAGAACAGATTCTTCAAAATTATATCGACATCGTAGACCATCATATTGACAGGAAACTTCCTTTTATTGGCTTTGTGAAAAATCCTGAAGATATGCAGATAATGCAAACGCTTAGAAAAGAGGGTATGAAAGACCTGCCTTGGGTAATGGATGCGCAGTTCTTTAAGAATCTGCTTTCTTCACCACGGAATAGGGAAGAAAAGAACAGATACAACCGCTATATAACTTACACTAACTGGTTCATGCAACCTAACCAGTTCTATGAAAGAATGCTTGGAACCACATCACCCCTGGTTAAGGAAAAACTCAGAGCGAAGTACCCACATGAATACTATTCACTAACATTTTTTGTGGTGTACATTCCTTCAAAGAACCTGCTCTTTAAGATAGAAGCTCCATATGGGCTTACTCAGGAAGAAGAGATGAGGAATATCATTACAAGAAAAGTACTTTATGATATTGCAGTAAGCGAGATACCTAGCACATTGAAGAAAGCAGACTCCATTGCGAAGATAAAGGTATCAGAAAGAAAGCAAATAATAGACAGGTTCAGGTACTCCCGTGTGGATACCAGCTATAATGAGACCAGATGGGGTGAGCGTGATGAGGATGGATAA